The following coding sequences lie in one Glycine max cultivar Williams 82 chromosome 19, Glycine_max_v4.0, whole genome shotgun sequence genomic window:
- the LOC100779551 gene encoding aminopeptidase P2 — MQRGLLASSLPLSTRSLFLPLPLCLSSPNPFFYKLNSHSKPFFTIRNCSSSFKVKPSSQIKKIRAEAELDPKLTALRNLFSKPGVNIDAYVIPSQDAHQSEFIAECYSRRAYISGFTGSAGTAVVTKDKAALWTDGRYFLQAEKQLSSNWILMRAGNPGVPTASEWLNDVLAPGGRVGIDPFLFTSDAAEELKGVISKNNHELVYLYNSNLVDEIWKESRPKPPNNPVRVHNLKYAGLDVASKLSSLRSELVNAGSSAIVISMLDEIAWLLNLRGSDIPHSPVVYAYLIVEVSGAKLFIDDSKVTEEVSDHLKKADTEIRPYNSVISEIERLAARGASLWLDTSSVNAAIVNAYRAACDRYYQNCENKHKTRTNGFDGSSDVPFSVHKVSPVSQAKAIKNESELEGMRNCHLRDAAALAQFWDWLETEITKDRILTEVEVSDKLLEFRSKQAGFLDTSFDTISGSGPNGAIIHYKPEPESCSSVDANKLFLLDSGAQYVDGTTDITRTVHFGKPTAREKECFTRVLQGHIALDQSVFPENTPGFVLDAFARSFLWKVGLDYRHGTGHGVGAALNVHEGPQSISHRYGNLTPLVKGMIVSNEPGYYEDHAFGIRIENLLYVRNAETPNRFGGIEYLGFEKLTYVPIQIKLVDLSLLSAAEIDWLNNYHSLVWEKVSPLMDGSARQWLWNNTRPIIHEKI; from the exons ATGCAGCGTGGCCTCCTTGCTTCCTCTCTTCCACTCTCAACCCGCTCTCTCTTCCTTCCTCTCCCTCTATGCCTCTCAAGCCCAAACCCATTCTTCTACAAACTCAATTCCCATAGTAAGCCTTTCTTCACCATTCGCAATTGCAGCAGCTCCTTCAAAGTGAAACCCTCTTCCCAAATCAAAAAAATCCGCGCCGAAGCCGAGCTTGACCCCAAGCTCACCGCGCTCCGAAACCTCTTCTCCAAACCCGGAGTAAACATTGACGCTTACGTCATCCCTTCCCAAGACGCTCACCAG AGCGAGTTCATTGCCGAGTGTTACTCTAGGAGAGCCTACATATCGGGTTTTACTGGCAGTGCTGGAACTGCTGTGGTTACTAAGGACAAAGCTGCTCTCTGGACAGATGGCAGATATTTTCTCCAG GCGGAGAAGCAGCTGAGCTCTAATTGGATTCTGATGCGGGCGGGAAATCCAGGAGTCCCTACCGCTAGCGAATGGCTCAACGATGTTTTGGCTCCAGGTGGCAGAGTTGGTATTGATCCC TTTCTTTTTACTTCGGATGCTGCAGAGGAACTTAAGGGGGTTATCTCTAAGAACAACCATGAGCTCGTATATTTGTACAATTCAAATCTTGTGGATGAAATATGGAAAGAATCTAGGCCAAAACCTCCAAATAATCCAGTAAGAGTGCACAACTTAAAGTACGCTGGTTTGGACGTGGCATCAAAATTATCATCTTTGAGGTCAGAACTTGTCAATGCTGGCTCATCTGCAATTGTCATCTCCATGCTTGATGAAATTGCATGGTTGTTGAACTTG AGAGGCAGTGATATTCCACATTCACCGGTTGTGTATGCATACTTGATTGTGGAGGTTAGTGGAgcaaaattatttatagatGATTCCAAAGTTACCGAAGAGGTGAGTGATCACTTGAAGAAAGCAGATACAGAGATCAGGCCGTACAATTCAGTTATATCTGAAATCGAAAG gTTGGCAGCACGAGGTGCTTCCCTTTGGTTGGATACTTCATCAGTTAATGCTGCTATTGTGAATGCCTACAGAGCTGCCTGTGACAGATATTATCAGAACTgtgaaaataaacacaaaaccAGGACAAATGGTTTTGATGGATCCTCAGACGTACCCTTTTCTGTTCACAAAGTCTCTCCTGTTTCTCAAGCGAAGGCCATAAAAAATGAATCAGAGTTAGAAGGAATGCGAAATTGTCATTTAAG GGATGCAGCTGCACTTGCTCAGTTCTGGGATTGGCTAGAGACAGAAATTACTAAGGATAGGATATTAACAGAAGTAGAAGTTTCAGATAAACTTCTTGAGTTTCGCTCAAAACAAGCTGGTTTCCTAGATACTAGCTTTGACACAATAAGTG GTTCTGGTCCAAATGGCGCTATCATACACTACAAACCAGAACCAGAGAGTTGTAGTTCTGTGGATGCCAATAAACTGTTCTTATTGGATAGTGGTGCTCAATATGTTGATGGCACAACTGACATAACACGCACAGTTCATTTTGGCAAGCCTACAGCAAGAGAGAAGGAATGCTTTACCCGAGTTTTGCAG GGCCATATAGCTCTTGATCAGTCAGTCTTTCCAGAAAATACCCCTGGTTTTGTGCTGGATGCGTTTGCCCGATCCTTTCTTTGGAAAGTTGGACTTGACTACAGGCATG GGACTGGACACGGTGTAGGAGCTGCATTAAATGTTCATGAAGGCCCGCAAAGTATTAGTCATCGTTATGGAAATTTGACCCCTCTAGTGAAGGGCATGATTGTTAGCAACGAGCCTGGCTATTATGAAGACCATGCCTTCGGTATTCGGATTGAG AATCTCCTGTATGTAAGAAATGCTGAGACACCAAATCGTTTTGGGGGTATCGAATACCTAGGATTTGAAAAACTTACATATGTACCCATTCAG ATTAAATTGGTTGATTTGTCTCTGCTATCGGCTGCAGAGATTGATTGGCTGAACAACTATCACTCACTAGTCTGGGAAAAG GTTTCACCGTTGATGGATGGCTCTGCTCGCCAATGGCTTTGGAACAACACTCGGCCTATCATCCAtgagaaaatttaa